The genomic DNA gtgtgggtgcgtggccctttaacAGCGAATGAATGTGCTGGTCACTCGACCAGTGTGCGGAGTGAGGGAGCGTGTGTGACCGGAGCAGAttgattataagctgtatgccatttttagtgattggcaaaataaacattgcagctgttgaattaaaccagATTCCCATGacatactcaatgactgctgtgaaacAAGGGAGTTTACCCCAAAGCTGACGATAGATTTAACTAtaagagagttggagatgaagctgtggagaatcagaatcagaaatgttttaatggccaagtacagtttttaggacaatACAagaaatttgacttggtagtcggtgcccgaaacaaaaaacaaagaaaacaaagaaacaagccagcaacaataataatgatgataaatataaaggatgagggataaataaaggagaaataggataaatataaacatatatatatatacagtatatatacagagGCAGATCAAACTGGAACTATgtgaagcctccatcagcattagcattagcagcaggAGCAAAGACATATTTCTCGACTGTGGCATcacaaaacctgctgttgcttatagtctgTATGCACAGGTGTACAGCAGGGGTGGGGCGCTTACACATGCACGTTTCTGTGTCCACCATCATCCTGAAATGGACAGAAGTGTCTGGTATAAAAGCGAAAGTAAAAGggagaataaacaaaacaagcgcgcacacgcacacacacacctttgtgCACAAGTGAAATACAGCTGTGTCATGTAGATAaaacaactctttggtgtaaatgagatgaataaaacaatgcaatgggaggaTCTACAACAAGTTTCATCAagacaatgatgtcattgattgGATCAGCGATTTAAGTCATTACAGCCAATCACATTAATCCCACACTGTGGGACCTAATTGCTTCCAGGACTCTcttaaaaaagagattattaatctcaatgagactttcctggttaaatgaaggttataaaaaaaattgcataaaatgcaattaggatgccccctgaacgcctccctagtgaggcgttcagggcacgtccctccggaaggaggccccggggaagacccaggacacgctggagagactatgtctctcggctggcctgggaacatctcggggtccccccggaagagctggaggaagtggccggggagagggaagtctgggcctccctactgaggatgctgcccccgcgacccggaaacggctaagcgggagaagatggatggcaAAATATCGGCTGATCAGATAGGTGTAAAGTCTACATTCCACCCTGTAATTCAGCCATCATTCACatctaataaatgttttttatacaACTGATTATTACTGAATATGAAATCACATCCTGCATTTTCTGAGGTTCCTGGCCTCGAGTGCAGATGTAAAACAGATTTAACAACAACCCGACTTGCATAGTTTAATGCAGTGTTTTCCAATATTTTCCCTTGGAACAATGTGCCAAATCTTTATCAAAAAGTTTATCAATTCAGTGTGTTGTTACAGAAGGGTCACTGCATCATTGAtctgttgtttttcattgtttaccaCATAGCTTCACGGTTTTtttattgtggattttttttaattaagatgCATAAATATGAATTATAGGCATCATAGCATCAGATCAGATACGACTTTATGTTAAATtagagcatgtgtcaaactcaaggcccgggggccaaattcggccctttagagcatcaaactcatgatagaaaaaacatgaaacaatttgtaaattaaactaattcagtcatagatatctcagcccctccaaatgcaaaaactcaaataaaatccacaatatttgcggAGCTCAGTTTCCAGTTCtgatatcacatgatggcaggcaattttaatctaaaattgttgaaagaacgctcaatttttctaaaatctggcaaattttcctcaaatgcaTGGCTATGATTAAAGCTCCATAGAAgtgaacacagaaaaaaaaaaaaaaaaaaaaaaaaaaaaaaaaaaactttccacACTCACATAAACAAATATGCCTTCACTCATCATCTTTGAATTTCCCTTTAATGTATGGCACATAGCCAAGGATCAACTGCCAGTCTGTGAAGTGGATGAGCGCCACACCACCAACCACACCCCATGTGGCCAGGTTTGGAACCCTGGACAAGAGACAGCACAAACAGTTAGAAATGTTCATAGAAACCAAGCAtaataagtgaattaataaaacagCAACCTCCAACAACATCCcctctt from Gouania willdenowi chromosome 4, fGouWil2.1, whole genome shotgun sequence includes the following:
- the LOC114461929 gene encoding cytochrome b-c1 complex subunit 10-like, producing MVQNILNKFVGPKYITLIRAWVPNLATWGVVGGVALIHFTDWQLILGYVPYIKGKFKDDE